The Chitinispirillales bacterium ANBcel5 region CGCTTCGCGTCTAGAAGAATTTAGATTCCATTCAGTTTTGATTAGACATTTTTCAAAGCTGTAATCGCGAAGCGTTCCCTTTCAGCTCCCTTTTTTAATTCTTTCCTCTCTGCGTTTTCCCTTTGCGTTCTCTGCGCCTTTGCGTTTAAATCTTCCTCTTAAACAGTTTATAATTCGGCTAAATACTACCTAATTTCAGGACAGGGCACTATCCACCGGCACGGTATATTTCTTGCTCATCTTAAAGTATTACTTAAAAACATCGAAGGTACTCTTTTTAATTAAACCCTGTGTTATGCTATGAATCAATCACCACTGTTTAGCAGTTCCAGCGCCAAAGACGCACAACTCTATTTTGAATATCTCTTTGACTTTGTCAAAGATCCGCTCATTATCCTTGATGAATCCCTGCATATTATCTCTGCCAATAGTGCCTTCTGTGGAACATTTAAAACCCCAAAAGAGGATATGCAGGGCAAGATGCTGTTTGAGCTGGGTTCGGGGGAGTGGGAGATACCCACGCTTCGGCATCTGCTTAAAAGGGTCGCTTTAAACGGCAATACCACTGAAGAGATCGAGACGAATCACCGGTTCCAAAACAGGGGCGAGGTGGTGCTGCGCTTTAAAGCGAGCAAAATGAGCACGGGCGAAAAATCAGGTTTCATAATGCTCTCTGTGTTCGATCTTACAGACCTCAAAAATCTTGAAGAAGACTCCTCTATTCTCAAAGCAGTTCTTGACTACATACCTGAAGGCATTATGATCACCGACAATAATCATGTTGTAAAAAAGGTCAACAGGTATTTAGGAGAGCTATTGGGTGTTCCGGAGGAAAAAGTATTGCATACCGATGAGTTGAAGCGCCTTAAGTTGCTGCAACTTTACTGGCCCGATGGCAGGAGAATAGATCGCCCTGATGAAATGCCACTTTCAAAAGTTGCTATTACCGGAGAGCGGTACACCAATTATGAGATTACTTTTCAGCGTAACGGCACGACTAAGTATCTTTCTGCCGCAGCCGCCCCTGTCCGCGACTCCCGGGGAACCATAATAGGTGCTATTGGCTCCTGGCGCGATATTACCGAATTGACCGTGGCACGTAAAACGACCGAACGCGCTCTGGCAAGTACCCGTCGTGACCACAAGCTGCTTCAGCAAATATTAGATGAAGTGCCTGTAGGCATTGCCTTGCATGAGGGACCGGAATTTATCACCACTATGGTTAATCACGGATACCTCACCTTTGCACGTAACAAAGGAGATATCCTGAACAGGCCCGTTGCGCACGTTTGGCCTGAAGTAGCCGATCAGATCATCCCCCTTCTTGAGCAGGTATACAACACCGGCCAGCCCTACCATGCAACTGATGCAGGGTTTACTGTGGAGCGGGGAAAAGGGCCCGAAAAGGCATGGTTCTCATTCAGCTATCTTCCCTTCAGAGATGAACAGGAGCAGATTACCGCAATACTAGTGTGGTCCTTTGAGACCACAGAGTACGTACGTGCCAGGCAGGCTGCAGAGAGTGCAAGGGAGCAGGCCCAGAGGCGCAGCGCTGAACTGGATGCGGTCATAGAGTCGATTCCCGATGGGGTATTTATTGGTACAGAGAACGGGATTACTCAGTGCAACACACAGGCTATGCGTATGCTGGGTATAGCAACTTCTGAAGAGCTTAGGGAAGGAATGGACCAATTAGCTCTACGGTTTAATCTCAGGTGGCCGGAGACGGGGAAACCACTGCGTGAAGATGAGCTTCAGTTCGTACGGGCGCTTAAGGGAGAAACGATGGTTGAAGAAGTTTTGGCCACCAATCAGAAGACCGGGCAGGATATATACATTCGCAGTGCGGACGCACCCGTTATGCATAATGGAGAGATTATTGGTGCTGTGGCGGTCACCACCGATATAACAGGACGTAAGCGCACTGAGCAGACACTGCGTGAGAGCGAGGAAAAGTTCGCAAAATCTTTCCACAACAGCCCGGGCATTCAAACACTTTCGAGTGTGGAGGACGGTACATATCACGAAGTAAACGAATCATTTTGCTTGACCGTGGGTTATTCACGCAAAGAACTGATCGGTCATTCATCAATAGAGCTGGGGATTGTCACCTCCGAAATGAGGGAGAAGATAAAAAGACAAGCTGCTGAAACCGGACATGTACACCTGCAGGACATACAAATCAGAGCAAGGAACGGGAAGTTCCGTTATCTGAACTACTCTGCAGAAATGGTTGAATTAGGAGGGAAAAGGTACTTTCTTTCATCGGCAATCGATATTACTGAGCGTAAACAGGCTGAAGAAAAGCTGCGCCAGAGTGAGTCCACACTCAATGCGATTCTTGATTTCTTACCGGTGGGAATAGTCATTGCCGATAAATTCGGGCGAATTACCCGCAGTAACGCTGCTGCCCGGCAGATTTGGGGAATTGCTCCTGAGACAACTTCATGGGAGCAGTATGGAGATTGGGTTGGGTGGTGGCCGGACACAGGGGAGCGAATCAAAGCTGAGGAATGGGCTATGGCACGGTCACTGTTAAATGGGGAGGAAACATACAATGAGCTTATTTTAAACAGGAAATTCGGAAGCGATGAGCAGCGTTTTTTTCTCAATAATGTTGTACCTCTCCGTGATGATACCGGAAGTATCGTTGGTGGTCTAAATGCTATAGTCGATGTGACAGAACGAATTGTAACCGAACAGCAACTTCGTGTAAGCGAGGAGAAATTCAGGGCTGTTTTTGAGCAGGCGGGAGTGGGTATTGGTCGGGTTCGGTTTGATAATGCGACATGGATTGATGTTAATAACGCCTTTTGCACTATGCTTGGTTACAGCGCCGATGAGTTCAAGACTACCCCATGGCCCCAAATTACCCATCCTGAAGATGTCGATATTGATCTAATCCCATTTGAGCAAATGGCTAAAGGTGATCTCAACAGCTATTCTGTTGAGAAAAGGTTTGTTCACAAAGAGGGGCACCTGGTATGGGCACGTCTAACGCTTTCGCTTGTGCGGGATGAGGAAGGTAAACCAGATTATGAGATTGCAATCATTGAAGATATTACTGAGCGCAAGAAAGCAGAGGAGGCATTGCGCAACAGTGAGGCGCGTTATCGACTGCTTTTCGAAAATATCAGTGAAGGTTTTGCTCTTGCCGAGTTGATCTGGGATGATGAGGGTAATCCGGTGGACTGGCGTTATATTGAGGCCAACAAGGCGTGGGCTCAAACCGGCGTTTCGGTTAGTGACACTGTTGGTCGAACCGCCCGGGAAGTTAATCCAGGCATAGAACCATACTGGATCGAAACCTACGGGCGCGTTGTACAAAGCGGTGAGTCGGTGTCCTTTGAAAATTACGCTGCAGGCTTTGGTAAATGGTTTGAGACCTTTGCCTTTAAGCATTCCGAAAACTGTTTTGGGCTGCTGTTTTTGAATGTGACGGAGCGTAAAAAGAGCGAAGAGGCGCTCAAAAAGAGCGAGAAGCGTCTTCAAAGAGCGTTTTCTATAGAAACTGTCGGGGTTCTTTTTTTCGATATGGAGAGTAATTTCACGGAAGCCAATGACGCCTTTCTGCGCATGGTGGGCTGTAGCCGGCAGGAACTGGAGCGTGGTGAGTTGAGATCAGATCGGGTGACACTGCCCAAGTGTATGCCTCAGACCTGGGAAGCATTCGAGAAGTTGAAAGAAACCGGCCGGTTCAGTCCCTACGAAAAGGAACTGATTCGCCCTGATGGTCGGCGCTGGTGGGGGCTATTTGCAGGAGCGCGGCTTGGAGAAAACGAAGCAGTGGAATTTGTCATCGATATTACCGAGCGCAAGAAGGCAGAGGAGGCTTCGAAGCGAAGTGAGGAAACATGGAGTTTGGCCATAGAAAACTTTGCTGAGGGTGCAATAATCGCAACAGAAGATGAGCAGGTAATTTACTGGAACCCTGCTGCACGAAGATTACACGGTATAAAAAGCGAGTATGAAAATATTGAACCGCTCGAAAAAACACCTTTGACATTTGAGCTTTTGACACCTGATGGTAGTCAAAAGTTATCTTTGGATCAATGGCCTATGCGTCGCATTAAGCGGGGTGAAAGGGTTAGAAGTCTTGAACTTATTCTTCGCAGGCCTGATCAGAAATGGGAAAAAATCGTCTCTTACTCAGGCTCAATGGTGCAGACCGGCAGCGGTGACAGACTTATTTTTCTCTCTGTCTCGGATCTTACTGAGTTGAGAAAGGCCGAGGAGGAACTTCGTGTCACTATCCGTGATTTGGAATCCTTCTCCTACTCTGTTTCTCATGATCTGCGCACCCCACTGAACACTGTAAAAGGCTTTGTGGCCATAGTGGTGGAAGATTACGCAGAGCTTATAGATGAGGAGGGGAGGGATTACCTCAGGCGTATAGATGAAAATGTTAAAAAGATGCAACAGCTTATAGACGACATGCTTAGCATGTCTCGAGTGGGCAGGCATGAGGTGAAGCGACAGGATGTAGACCTCAGTATCATTGTGCGTGAATACATGCGGGAAATAAAGAGCAGCGAACCACAACGACCGGTAGAGGTCATTATAGAAGAAAATGTGCATGCCAGTGCTGATCCGCGCTTACTACATCTTGCGCTGGAAAATTTACTGAGAAACGCCTGTAAATTTACCTCTCAAAGAGAGAAGGCTCGTATAGAGTTTGGTACGATTAAAAGAGAGAATCAGACCGTCTATTTTGTGCGCGATAACGGAGTAGGGTTTGATATGCAGTTTGCAAAAAAGATCTTTGAGCCTTTTAAGCGAGGGCATGGTGAGAAAGAGTTTGGTGGAAGCGGTGTGGGGTTATCAATTGTGCAGCGCGTTGTCGAAAAGCACGGTGGCAGGGTATGGGCTGAAGGTGAGGTGGGTAAAGGAGCTGCATTTTATTTTACATTGGAATAGTACAAAATACGGTGGTTATCCCTCGGTTACGCTCGGGAACCCGCAAATGAAGTAGCAGTCTGGGTTGTCAGTGTTAAGAAACGGTATGGACAGAATACCTCAATGATGGCACCTGCAGTTGTATCGTCATTGTGTGGGCTCCTGGACCGTCAGGTCGACCGTCTTGCCAAGACTTTTTAATTGAGGGCGGGTTTACCGAAAGGCTCTATAAAATCAGAAGCGCCAAACGCAACGGGCAATTTTGACTACCATAACCGGGGACTTGCACAGAACAACCGAGGGGCCATTGCTACTAATTTTACCCAGTAGCTTGCTTATGATTGGGTAAACTATATATATTGCATTTACAGAGTACTTCAGGTAGTTCACACTGTTCTATCCTCTGCTCAATTGACATCGTCCCGAATAACTGACACGGTAATCCTGATCACCGTTGCTTTTGGCACCAAAAATAGAGCCATATAGCGCTCTTATTATAAGGAAAAAGGGAATATGAACATCAGCAAAAATACACTGCAGGTACCATTTACAAGGGTTTTGGTAACCCTTGAGCTGTCATCAGGTCGTCCGGTTTCGCACTTTCCCGAGACAACCCTTAAGGGTGGTATTGGTTACACTCTAAAAGAACTGGTCTGTCTGACCGGGGCTAAAACATGTGACAACTGTATGCTCAACGCGTCATGTGCGTACGCCTTTCTGTTTGAAACTCCGCCCCCGCCTGACGCGCCAAGAATGAAAAAATACCGCACCGTTCCACACCCCTTTACCATGAAAGCCATCCAGAAGGAATCGATACTTACATTTGAGTTGACCCTCTTTGGTGGAGCCTACGCCTACCTTTCTTACTTTATCTATGCGCTTAATAAACTGGGTGAGAAAGGGCTGGGCAAAGAAAAGGTCCGTTTTATAGTAAAGAATGTGCTGTGGGGCGAGAGGGTCATTTATCAGGCGAAAAACTGCGAGATTGATCAGAATATTACAGCCGATACTATGATTGTTGAGCCCGGGGAGCCTCAAAACGGCACTGTTGAGCTTAAGTTTAGCTCTCCGCTGGCATTAAGAAAAGAGGGCAGGGTTATAAGTTCTTTTGACACCAACACCTTCTTTACCACGCTTTTACGCCGTTGCACCAATCTTAATGCCTTTTTTGGTGTTGAAAAGCAAAAGGAGATCGACCCTGATGCCTATCTTCATGCGGTAAGTAGCCTTGAGACCCAAAGCAGCATGGGATATCACCGGCGCTCTCGATACAGCACCCGCCAGAAAAAGAAGCTTGATTACTCTGGAATTGTCGGTAAAGTGGTGCTTAGCGGTGACATTGGTACCCTGATGCCGCTGCTGTATGCCGGAGAGGTCTTTGGCGTTGGAAAAAATACGACCTATGGAGGAGGGGTGTATAGGGTGAAGGAGGTATGTGGTACAGAAAAGGGAAACACTGTAGAAACAGGGCTACTGCAATGAAAATGGCGATACTTCTTAACCATGTGCTCAGTGAAGAGCAGAAGCAGCAGGCTAAAACCACTCTTGGGGTTAGCGAATTTATCTCTTTACCTCCGGAGTTAAAGGGTTTGTGGAGCGATGCAGACCCTTGCGCTTCTGTGGGGCAGCTTGGAGTACAAGAGATAATCTGTTGGCTAAGTGATGCAACATCCTGTGGTGATTATGTTCTTGTTCAGGGGGACTACGCACTTACTTTCGCTGTGGTTGACTGGTGTCTCTCACACAAGAGAGTAGCAGTACACGCAACGACAAAGCGATGCGCGAGTGAGACGCTTGAGGATGGAGTCACTGTGGTGAAACGGGAGTTCAGGCATGTAAAATTTAGGGAATATGAGCGATATAACGGAAAGGAGTGGTGAGGATGGCAAGGGTTTTTGTGAGTTTTTTGGGGACTAATAATTATATACGTTGCAATTATCATTTCGATAAGAATGTTAACGAAACAACTTATCAACCAAAAGAAACAAGATTCGTACAAGAAGCAATAATTGGTAATGTTTGTCAAAGATGGTCAGCTGCAGACAAAATTAAAATACTGCTTACTGAAGAGGCTGAAGAAAAAAATTGGAACGATGAAGGGCACAAAGATAAGAACGGTAAAACCTTGCGGGTAGATGATGTTGGTAAACCGATGTCAGGATTGAAAACCCAACTAGAGAAAATAAACTTGTCGGCAAAAATTGAGCCGGTAAGGGGAGTTAAGGATGGTAATTCAATTGAAGATATATGGGAAATTTTTTCAACGATAGAAAATATGGTGGATCGGGAAGATACTCTATGGTTAGATATTACCAATGGCTTCCGATCGCTACCAATGTTATTGATGTTACTACTTCAATATTTGAAAGTTACCAAAAATATTAAAATCGGAGGAATATACTACGGGGCATTTGAAAAATTAGGGCCTGTATATAAAGTTAAAAACATGGCTTTAGAAAAGCGCAATGCACCAATAATTGATTTAACAGCATTTCATGTACTACAAACGTGGACTGAAGGCACCGATACATTCAAAACATACGGAGATGCAAGAAGAATTAAAGAAGCTATTGAGGACTACTGTAACTCTTTGCCCTTGCCCAAAGAAACTGGTGATAAGCAACTATGTGTAAAAAAAATGGAGAGTTTGGCAGCTGTAATTAATAGTATCTGTTTACAAATACATACGGCAAGGGGCAAGGAAATAGTCGAAGGGAAGTCAATTAGAGAAGCAAAGGACTTAATTACTGAACTTGAAAATGAAGAAATATTACCGCCTTTAAAAACTCTTTTGCACCTGATTGAAAAAAAAATCGAAGAATACGAATCTGATGACGTAAAAAATGGATTCATTTCGGTGAAATGGTGTATTGAGCATTCCCTTGTTCAACAGGGTATAACATTGTTACAGGAAACGGTAATTACAAAGATACTTTCTGAAGCTAGGATGGGTTGGAATGAGAAAACAAAACGTGAATTAGCAAAAAGGGCTATCAATAACCTTAACAACACAAAAAATGGGAGCAATCCACAAAAAAATAAAAAAAATGATGTTACTTCAAAGTTACAGGAAATAATAATATCTTACGAAGAGTTAGCTGAAAACTATAAAGCATTAACTAAGATGAGAAACGATATAAACCATGGTGGTTACTTGGATGAAAATGACAATAAAGCCGGTAAACCAGATGACTTTTTAGACGGTCTAAAAAGTTCTTATTTAAGTATAAATGAATGCTTTAAAAAAGTAAGGTAATAACTAATATAGTGCCAATTTTAGAATTTCTGATTATAATATGGGTCGGTATGTTTTAATACCAGAGTAAATGCCTATACATACATTTTACGTAACTATTGGAAAGTTGAACATATGGAGGCCTAATGCGTTTAAAACGAATTCCTAAGATATCTACAAATATAATACCCAACCAGAATAATGGAATTGTTTCCAAGACCTACGAGTTTGAACTTATAACACCCATGTTTGGTGGTGATGTAGAGAGTTGGAAACTGAATGAAAAAACACCTATCAGAACACAGTCTTTAAAAGGCCAATTGCGGTTCTGGTGGAGAACGATGCAAAGCGAAACTGACTGTCAAAAACTTCTCGAAAAAGAAAACAAGATTTGGGGTGGTAACATTGGTAAGGATAAGGATGGCATTGATATCAATATTCAAGCACCAGTGAGAATTGCAATCACAAAGCAAACAAATTTGCTTTTTGAAACAATCAAACCCAAATATAAAAAAGAATCTAGAGAAATAAGCGGTTTGGGTGAAAATTCTCTTTCAAACTATGTCCTTTTTCCAGTTGTAGAAGACATTAAAAATGAAATAACAATTAAACTTCTGGTAAAAGCTACATTTGATGTTTGTGTAGTTTATCCAAAAGAATTCGAACCTGATGTAGAAAACACATTAAAACTATGGGTTCTTTTTGGTGCCGTTGGCGCAAGAGGTCGAAGGGGCTGTGGTTCTATTTATTGTGAAGAGTTGCTGAAAGGTATGAACTCTTTAGAAGATGTAAGCAAGTTTCTTTTTAAATTTACAAGTCAAAAAATAAAAGGACCAATTGATTACCCCAATCTAATCGGAGCGAAACTATATGCCACCAAAAATGCTCGAACTGTAAAATCGTTATTAGATAAATATTCTGAATTTCGTCAGGCCCGAACAAAGCGTGAAGGTGACACGCCCGGACGTTCATTTTGGCCTGAACCCGATGCTATAAGAACCATAAGTTCTGATTACCATCAACCTGAACATCCAGACGGAGTATGGTTTCCTCGAGCGATTTTCGGTTTACCTATAATTACGAAATTCAATACTTCAGGAAGTGGGAAGAGGGATCCGGATGGATGCATCGAATTAAAGCCGCATACTAGCGATGATAAAGAGGAACGATGGCCCTCACCAGTATTTTTAAAGTGCTCAAGATTAGGTAATAATGAGGACGTGAACTTAGCTTTAATTCTTAATCAAAAATTTCCTGATAATATGTCTCTTAAAGGGGAAACATGTTCAAAAAAATTACCTACAACAGCTAACCCAAACTATCAAAAAGATAAAAAAATGATTTTTGATAGTGATCATCCAGAGAAAAGCCTCAACGGGCGAACAATTTTCGAGGCATTTGCAGATCATATGGAGTTAAAGGAGATTATATGAACGAACAATTCCTATTACTAATATCCATTGGTCCGGTGCAGGATTTTATCTCGTCAGCCAGAAAACTAAGGGATCTATGGTTTGGTTCTAATCTGTTATCAGAGCTTTCAAAAAGGGTTGCAAAATCATTACATTCACAGGGGTGTGAACTCATATTTCCTGCAATTGAAAATGTATCTGAATTAGAAGAAAATTCTGAACTTATCGTTGCTAATAAAATACTTACAAGCTATTCCGGTACTATACCACCAAAGGTAATTATTGCTAATGCAAAAAAAGAATGGAGAAAAATGCTTGAAAGCATAGCAGACGATACGAAAAATGAATTGCGGAACTACCCTTTAAAGGTTAATGAAAAAGTTTTTGATGCACAGATCTCTGATATTGGCGAATTTTTTGGTGTTTGGGCACAGATTGGATCAGACAGTTATTATAATGGAAGACAAAGTATAGAAAGATTATTATCTGGTAGAAAAAAAATTCGTGAATTCGAAGCTCCCAAATGGAATGGTAAAGGGATTCCTAAAAACAGCCTTGATGGCTACAGGGAAACTGTATTCACCAATAAAATTAATGAGCTAAAGGGACTGTTGAAGAAAAATGAAAAACTCGATGCAATAGGATTTATAAAAAGATTCTATCCTATACGGAAAAAAGCAAAAAATGTTGAGCAGTTTGAAGACCTTGCAGACATTGCAATTGCACCATGGTTGAAAGCTATAAAGAAGGGTACTAAAAAACCTGTTCTTGATACATTTGAAAGCATCATTGCATCGGATACCAGTAATCACAGAAAAAATGATAAGTTGAGTGATAACCCTATCCTTTCCGAATTATACTATGTTAAAAAGAGTGATCTTAATGATTATATATCTTCAGAAAGCGTTGAAAATGCGTGGAAAAAATTAAGAGAGTTGCGTGAAAGTGCAGGTGAACCAACCAAGTATGCTTGTATTCTTCTTGGTGATGGGGATAATATGGGTAAAGTGATCGGCGAAATTAAAGATATGAAAGGTCACAAAACATTCTCAAGATCTCTTTCTGAATTTGCTGCTCATGCAAAAAAAATAGTGAGTAAAAATGAAGGCTCTCTTGTATATGCTGGTGGGGATGATGTTCTCGCTTATGCTCCGATGCATACAGCCCTACTATGTGCAAATGAACTACGTAAGGCCTTCTTTAAACAGATGAAGAAGGTAATTATTGACCTTGGGTTAAAATGTCAAATACCAACTTTTTCTATTGGAATTGCTATTGTGCATTATTCAGAACCATTGGGTAATGCATTAAATTTAGCTCGTGAAACAGAGAACATTGCAAAAACAATTGCTGGGAAAGATGCCCTTGCTATTATACTTAAAAAACGTTCTGGTTCACCTACCCAAATTTATGGTAAATGGGATAACTTCAAAGGGGAAAAAGGTATTGTAGAAGACCTACACTACTTGGTACAGCGGTTAAGAGACAAAAACTGTGAAACATTGCAACTATCTTCACGCCTTGCATATCAGCTCCGAACTGCACGCATTAAAGGAGGAGACAGTATAAATTATCATCTTAGTGAAGATAATAAAGTCGTTCCAGAGAATGCTCAATCTGCACTAGTTCAAGCTATTTTTCAACATAAGGATGGAGGAGAAGAGTTAGTTAAAGAGGTATTATTTGGTCGAACTTCAATCAAATGCCTGGCAGATGAATTAATTATAGCTAAACACTTCGCTTCG contains the following coding sequences:
- a CDS encoding PAS domain S-box protein; translation: MNQSPLFSSSSAKDAQLYFEYLFDFVKDPLIILDESLHIISANSAFCGTFKTPKEDMQGKMLFELGSGEWEIPTLRHLLKRVALNGNTTEEIETNHRFQNRGEVVLRFKASKMSTGEKSGFIMLSVFDLTDLKNLEEDSSILKAVLDYIPEGIMITDNNHVVKKVNRYLGELLGVPEEKVLHTDELKRLKLLQLYWPDGRRIDRPDEMPLSKVAITGERYTNYEITFQRNGTTKYLSAAAAPVRDSRGTIIGAIGSWRDITELTVARKTTERALASTRRDHKLLQQILDEVPVGIALHEGPEFITTMVNHGYLTFARNKGDILNRPVAHVWPEVADQIIPLLEQVYNTGQPYHATDAGFTVERGKGPEKAWFSFSYLPFRDEQEQITAILVWSFETTEYVRARQAAESAREQAQRRSAELDAVIESIPDGVFIGTENGITQCNTQAMRMLGIATSEELREGMDQLALRFNLRWPETGKPLREDELQFVRALKGETMVEEVLATNQKTGQDIYIRSADAPVMHNGEIIGAVAVTTDITGRKRTEQTLRESEEKFAKSFHNSPGIQTLSSVEDGTYHEVNESFCLTVGYSRKELIGHSSIELGIVTSEMREKIKRQAAETGHVHLQDIQIRARNGKFRYLNYSAEMVELGGKRYFLSSAIDITERKQAEEKLRQSESTLNAILDFLPVGIVIADKFGRITRSNAAARQIWGIAPETTSWEQYGDWVGWWPDTGERIKAEEWAMARSLLNGEETYNELILNRKFGSDEQRFFLNNVVPLRDDTGSIVGGLNAIVDVTERIVTEQQLRVSEEKFRAVFEQAGVGIGRVRFDNATWIDVNNAFCTMLGYSADEFKTTPWPQITHPEDVDIDLIPFEQMAKGDLNSYSVEKRFVHKEGHLVWARLTLSLVRDEEGKPDYEIAIIEDITERKKAEEALRNSEARYRLLFENISEGFALAELIWDDEGNPVDWRYIEANKAWAQTGVSVSDTVGRTAREVNPGIEPYWIETYGRVVQSGESVSFENYAAGFGKWFETFAFKHSENCFGLLFLNVTERKKSEEALKKSEKRLQRAFSIETVGVLFFDMESNFTEANDAFLRMVGCSRQELERGELRSDRVTLPKCMPQTWEAFEKLKETGRFSPYEKELIRPDGRRWWGLFAGARLGENEAVEFVIDITERKKAEEASKRSEETWSLAIENFAEGAIIATEDEQVIYWNPAARRLHGIKSEYENIEPLEKTPLTFELLTPDGSQKLSLDQWPMRRIKRGERVRSLELILRRPDQKWEKIVSYSGSMVQTGSGDRLIFLSVSDLTELRKAEEELRVTIRDLESFSYSVSHDLRTPLNTVKGFVAIVVEDYAELIDEEGRDYLRRIDENVKKMQQLIDDMLSMSRVGRHEVKRQDVDLSIIVREYMREIKSSEPQRPVEVIIEENVHASADPRLLHLALENLLRNACKFTSQREKARIEFGTIKRENQTVYFVRDNGVGFDMQFAKKIFEPFKRGHGEKEFGGSGVGLSIVQRVVEKHGGRVWAEGEVGKGAAFYFTLE
- the cas6 gene encoding CRISPR system precrRNA processing endoribonuclease RAMP protein Cas6 codes for the protein MNISKNTLQVPFTRVLVTLELSSGRPVSHFPETTLKGGIGYTLKELVCLTGAKTCDNCMLNASCAYAFLFETPPPPDAPRMKKYRTVPHPFTMKAIQKESILTFELTLFGGAYAYLSYFIYALNKLGEKGLGKEKVRFIVKNVLWGERVIYQAKNCEIDQNITADTMIVEPGEPQNGTVELKFSSPLALRKEGRVISSFDTNTFFTTLLRRCTNLNAFFGVEKQKEIDPDAYLHAVSSLETQSSMGYHRRSRYSTRQKKKLDYSGIVGKVVLSGDIGTLMPLLYAGEVFGVGKNTTYGGGVYRVKEVCGTEKGNTVETGLLQ
- the csx20 gene encoding CRISPR-associated protein Csx20, producing MWYRKGKHCRNRATAMKMAILLNHVLSEEQKQQAKTTLGVSEFISLPPELKGLWSDADPCASVGQLGVQEIICWLSDATSCGDYVLVQGDYALTFAVVDWCLSHKRVAVHATTKRCASETLEDGVTVVKREFRHVKFREYERYNGKEW
- the csx2 gene encoding TIGR02221 family CRISPR-associated protein, which codes for MARVFVSFLGTNNYIRCNYHFDKNVNETTYQPKETRFVQEAIIGNVCQRWSAADKIKILLTEEAEEKNWNDEGHKDKNGKTLRVDDVGKPMSGLKTQLEKINLSAKIEPVRGVKDGNSIEDIWEIFSTIENMVDREDTLWLDITNGFRSLPMLLMLLLQYLKVTKNIKIGGIYYGAFEKLGPVYKVKNMALEKRNAPIIDLTAFHVLQTWTEGTDTFKTYGDARRIKEAIEDYCNSLPLPKETGDKQLCVKKMESLAAVINSICLQIHTARGKEIVEGKSIREAKDLITELENEEILPPLKTLLHLIEKKIEEYESDDVKNGFISVKWCIEHSLVQQGITLLQETVITKILSEARMGWNEKTKRELAKRAINNLNNTKNGSNPQKNKKNDVTSKLQEIIISYEELAENYKALTKMRNDINHGGYLDENDNKAGKPDDFLDGLKSSYLSINECFKKVR
- the cmr1 gene encoding type III-B CRISPR module RAMP protein Cmr1; this translates as MRLKRIPKISTNIIPNQNNGIVSKTYEFELITPMFGGDVESWKLNEKTPIRTQSLKGQLRFWWRTMQSETDCQKLLEKENKIWGGNIGKDKDGIDINIQAPVRIAITKQTNLLFETIKPKYKKESREISGLGENSLSNYVLFPVVEDIKNEITIKLLVKATFDVCVVYPKEFEPDVENTLKLWVLFGAVGARGRRGCGSIYCEELLKGMNSLEDVSKFLFKFTSQKIKGPIDYPNLIGAKLYATKNARTVKSLLDKYSEFRQARTKREGDTPGRSFWPEPDAIRTISSDYHQPEHPDGVWFPRAIFGLPIITKFNTSGSGKRDPDGCIELKPHTSDDKEERWPSPVFLKCSRLGNNEDVNLALILNQKFPDNMSLKGETCSKKLPTTANPNYQKDKKMIFDSDHPEKSLNGRTIFEAFADHMELKEII
- the cas10 gene encoding type III-B CRISPR-associated protein Cas10/Cmr2, producing the protein MNEQFLLLISIGPVQDFISSARKLRDLWFGSNLLSELSKRVAKSLHSQGCELIFPAIENVSELEENSELIVANKILTSYSGTIPPKVIIANAKKEWRKMLESIADDTKNELRNYPLKVNEKVFDAQISDIGEFFGVWAQIGSDSYYNGRQSIERLLSGRKKIREFEAPKWNGKGIPKNSLDGYRETVFTNKINELKGLLKKNEKLDAIGFIKRFYPIRKKAKNVEQFEDLADIAIAPWLKAIKKGTKKPVLDTFESIIASDTSNHRKNDKLSDNPILSELYYVKKSDLNDYISSESVENAWKKLRELRESAGEPTKYACILLGDGDNMGKVIGEIKDMKGHKTFSRSLSEFAAHAKKIVSKNEGSLVYAGGDDVLAYAPMHTALLCANELRKAFFKQMKKVIIDLGLKCQIPTFSIGIAIVHYSEPLGNALNLARETENIAKTIAGKDALAIILKKRSGSPTQIYGKWDNFKGEKGIVEDLHYLVQRLRDKNCETLQLSSRLAYQLRTARIKGGDSINYHLSEDNKVVPENAQSALVQAIFQHKDGGEELVKEVLFGRTSIKCLADELIIAKHFASLPINLKENTE